A region of Desulfatiglans sp. DNA encodes the following proteins:
- a CDS encoding formylmethanofuran dehydrogenase subunit B, with product MDQELKVHSDVICTFCGCLCDDIEVEVLDNRISKVKKACMIGRNKLMHAQSNNPDIKVAGKPASLDAALNEAANILTNARFPLVYGLSSTTTEAQRELVQIAELLDATMDNPSSYCHGPGLMARQQVGLSSCTLGEVKNRADLVIFWGCNPLESHMRHLARYSVSAKGMFHPEGRKGRKIVSIDIRPTPTTKSSDWFIQVTPGNTFEIATLLRALVANNPIGKGDDALVGGVAVSKWRELAEMIRGCKYGVIFFGLGVTQCRGRDINVEQLALLVSDINNHTRFYAMAMRGHGNVAGGNQVMTWQTGYPLAVNFSRGYPRYNPGEFSVIGLLARKEVDAALIVATDPGAHLPADAVDHLKNIPVIYLEPHNNPTTEWAAVVIPVAQAGVAASGTFYRMDNVPLRVKKIVDSDHLSDEEVLKRIKERITHAQNY from the coding sequence ATGGATCAGGAATTAAAGGTTCACAGTGATGTAATATGCACCTTCTGCGGGTGTCTTTGCGATGACATTGAGGTGGAGGTTCTTGATAACCGGATAAGCAAGGTAAAAAAGGCATGCATGATCGGACGCAACAAGCTTATGCATGCGCAGTCAAATAACCCTGACATTAAAGTAGCAGGGAAGCCGGCCTCTCTTGATGCTGCGCTCAATGAAGCGGCAAACATCCTTACAAATGCGCGGTTTCCCCTGGTATATGGCTTAAGCAGCACAACCACCGAGGCACAGCGGGAGCTTGTTCAAATAGCTGAGCTGCTTGATGCAACAATGGATAATCCATCTTCATACTGCCACGGCCCGGGGCTCATGGCAAGGCAGCAGGTGGGGCTCTCTTCGTGCACACTTGGAGAGGTAAAGAACAGGGCGGACCTCGTGATCTTCTGGGGATGCAACCCACTTGAATCCCATATGCGTCATCTTGCCCGGTATTCGGTATCTGCTAAAGGGATGTTCCATCCTGAAGGGCGGAAAGGCCGCAAAATTGTCTCCATTGATATACGGCCCACACCCACTACAAAATCATCCGACTGGTTTATACAGGTTACCCCCGGGAATACATTTGAGATCGCAACCCTCTTAAGGGCGCTTGTGGCTAATAACCCGATTGGGAAAGGTGACGATGCCCTGGTTGGCGGCGTCGCTGTGAGTAAATGGCGTGAACTTGCTGAGATGATCAGGGGATGTAAATACGGCGTTATCTTTTTTGGCCTTGGCGTAACACAGTGCAGGGGGAGGGACATAAATGTAGAGCAACTCGCCCTGCTTGTGAGTGACATCAACAATCACACACGATTTTATGCCATGGCAATGAGGGGGCACGGGAATGTGGCAGGGGGAAATCAGGTGATGACATGGCAGACAGGATATCCTCTGGCAGTAAACTTCAGCAGGGGTTACCCAAGATATAATCCGGGAGAGTTCAGTGTGATAGGTCTCCTCGCACGAAAAGAGGTGGATGCAGCGCTTATTGTCGCAACAGATCCGGGTGCACATTTACCTGCTGATGCGGTGGATCATCTAAAGAATATACCTGTAATCTATCTTGAACCTCATAATAACCCGACAACAGAATGGGCAGCGGTTGTAATCCCGGTTGCACAGGCAGGTGTAGCGGCTTCCGGTACATTTTATCGAATGGATAACGTACCTCTTCGTGTTAAAAAGATTGTTGATTCAGATCACCTGTCAGACGAGGAGGTACTTAAAAGGATCAAGGAGCGGATA